Part of the Rhizobium viscosum genome is shown below.
CCGGAACCGGCAACCGCCGAGGCGGGCAGGAATATGCCTTTGCTGCTGCCGATCTCAATGCGCGCCGAGGCAAAGGCACTGATCGGAGCCATCAATCCACGGGGCAGGGTGATCCGGGCGCGTCCGAGCCGTGTCCGGTCGGCGAGCGCCGGTGCGACGAAGCGAACGGCGCTTGTCAAACCGTCACCACCGTCGCCGAGGAAAACATGAGCGACGGCGCCGACGGGCACGGCATCGAACTGAGCCTGCGGGATTTCTGCTTCCAGTTCGAACTGGTCGTCATTTGCGATGATGAAGAGCTGCTCGCCGGATGAGGAGGCGGTCGCGCCGACCTTGGCGGACCGGTTGATGATCCGGCCGGGCACCGGCGCGACAATCCTCGTATAGCTCAGTCGCAATTCAATATCCTTGCGCGCCGCAGCGACGGTCTTGACGGCAGCTTCTGCCGATTGGACGGCCTGTCGGCCGGCCCGCACGCTCACCTCCGCGCGGGCGAGGGCCTTTTGTCTCTGCTCAAGCGCTTCCTGTGACATCAACCCCTTGGGAACGAGCTTTTGTGCGCGCGTAAGATCCGCCTCGGCCTCCTCCTGTGAAATCAGGGCATTGTCGAGCGCACTCGAGGCCTGCCCGAGTTGTGCTGCCGCGCTCGCCGCCTGCGCGTCGTTCTGCATAAGCTCCACATCGATCCTCGACGCATCCAGTGTTGCAAGCAGCTGTCCGCGGCTGACAAGATCGCCTTCTTCGGCGGCGATCGAGACTATCCGGGCTCCGGAGAGATCGGTATTGACCAGTGTCGTTTCCCGCGCAACGACCGTGCCAACGACGGAAACGCTCTGTTTGAGAACCTGGCTTCTGGCAGCAATAACCGACACTTTCGGCCCCTCCATGTCGGCGGCGAGACCGTGGATCGGGAGCCCGGCGGTCGCAGACAACAGGAAGATCGATACAAGGCGACCCGTTCTGGCGTTTGGGGACGGGCGGTTGCCCTGTAGCAGGCAGCGCATGCGAGAGAGCGGCGTGAAGGAGGTCATCAATTCATTCCCTGCGCGATTCTTGTTTAATTGCGGGATGTGCAGAGCCGCCGCGTCGGCGACCCCTTGATTTTGAACAGCTGGCAATGATGCTTTGGCCGACCCGCGTCAGAAACGGTAACCCAGCATCAGCATGGTTTTTGACTGAACCTTTTCCTTGACGATCGGGCTGTCTGCAGCGTCTCCGACCAGGAAGCTCACGCCTTGCTCGCCCCTGACCACCCAGTTCTCGTTGATCAGGTAGGTGGCCGAGGCGGAGAGATCGACGCTCTTGATCCCGGCTCCAGCCTTGTACTGCGCATGACCGGAGCGGGCCGACTGGACGGCGTCAACGCCGAAATAGGCTTCCATGTAGTTGTCGTCCGCGAAAGTGGCGGAAGCCTCGGCGCCGAGGATGAGATGTTCCGACAGGGGCTGCGAGATGGCCGCACCGGCGGTTGCGAGCAAGCCCTCGCTTCCGCCGATCGTCTTGTCGACCGAGACGAAGACATTGGCAGGCCCAAACGTGTAGGTGGCCTTACCGCCGACAGTTACGCCGAAATCGATGTCGCCCATACCGCGCAACGTGTCGGCATCGTCCTCGTCACGGCCCGAGTCGTATCCGACATTGACGTCGAACCGGAAAGCATCCTTCTCGAAGGCCTTTATTTCGATGCCGCTTGGATCGATCGTGATCCGGTCGAAGAATTCGGCGGATACGAAGGGGAAGGGCGAGACTTCAAACTCGTCGCTTCCCTCGTATTTCGGTTGGAAGATGGCGCCGGCGCCGATGACGACGTGCCAATCGTGCAATGCCTGGCGAACCGGGCCGAAACGCTCCGGGTCCGGAGGTGACGGTTCCGGCGCGGTCTGTTCGCTGTTTCCGAAGTCGGCGGCTTGCGTGGCAAAGGGCGATAAGAATAGCGACGCCACGGCGATGGAAAGTAGCCGGGACCGATCGGCGGTCAGTTTTAGAGAGGCAGACATGAAGGCTCCGAGGTTAGATCGCGTGCTTCCCCCGACATCGACCTGGAAGCGCGCCACGCCTCAGCAGTGCCATGCACGACGGGCATTGCGTGTTGGATGTTGTTAAGAGTTGTTTCTGCTTGGGCCGCCACTCCGTCCCGTTGAAACATTTCTTCACAATCGCGGGCGAGGACGGCCTCGCTCGTCATGGTAAGGATGAGACTGAGGAACGGAGATGGCGTGATTGGTTGATGAGCGTGCACGAGCGGCCGTCGAACGGCCGAGGATACTGATCGTCGAGGACGATCGTCAGATTGCTGAAATGCTGCGGGAGAGTCTTGTCGAGCAGGGCATGGATGCGGAACTCGCGGCCGATGGCGCAGCGATGGACGCGAAGATGCGTATGATGCCCTTCGATCTTGTTGTCCTCGATGTTATGCTGCCCGGCGAAGATGGTCTCAGTCTCTGCCGCCGCCTGCGCGCAGGCGGCGGCATCCCGATCCTGATGCTGACGTCCTTGAGCACCGATATCGACCGGATCGTCGGGCTGGAGATCGGCGCGGACGACTATGTCACCAAACCCTTCGTTCTGCGTGAGCTCCTGGCCCGGATCAAAGGCCTCCTGCGCCGGTCGGGCTTGTCAGCGCAGCGGGAGGTCAGGCCTGCACACAGACTTTTCCGTTTCGAGGGTTGGCGGATCGATCCGGCCCGGCGTCAAGTCCACGATCCGGCTCAGGCCAGGATTGCCATGACGACCCATGAATTCGATCTGCTGCTGGCCTTTTGCCGCAATGCCGGCCGGGTTCTGACCCGCGAACAGCTGCTTGCCGTGACGCATGCCGGCCTTGCCGGTCCGATCGAGCGCAGCATCGACGTGCATATCAGCCGGCTCAGGCAGAAGATCGAGAAGGACCCCCGCGATCCGCTCCTTATCAAGACGGTCCGGCTCGGCGGCTATGTCTTTACCGCGCAGGTGGAAGAGGCCGATGTTTAGACGCCTGCGTCGTGCCACGATGACGATCCGCGGCCAGATCACCATCATCATTCTGGTGGCGCTTGTGACCATCATCGCCATGGGGGATGCGGTGGAGCGCTGGGCCAGGGAAGATCTTGCCGCCCCGGATCTCGAAAACATCGCCGAAAAGCTGAGCGCCATCGCAGAGCTCCTCGGACCCGCCTCGCCCGAGCACCGGCAGATCATCCTCGCCAATGCACGTCGCGCCGGCTGGGACATCGAACTCACGCCGACGGCGACCGCGAGCCGGTTTGCACAGTCTTCGAGCCACCAGAGCTTTCTGGACATCGTTGCCGGCAGGCTGTTTCCGCCAGACAACGCACCGCCGCTCGGAGGCTGGCAGACCTTCCTAGATGAACGGCGCGTGATTGCCGCGCGCGTCGACGACGACACGATCGTCATCACCTCGGGTTTTCCCGATTCCATGCTGAGCAGCGCGTTCCTGGGGCGCGGCCCCTATTTTTTCGTCGCTTTTTTCGTATTGATCGGCTTTTTCTTCATATTCGCGATCCGGGCGATTACGGAACCCATACAGCGCATCGCCCATGCGGCGGCGGTTTCCGATATCACCGCGGGTTCTCCCGTTTTTGCGGAGAGGGGAACGGTTGAGATCGTTGCACTGGCCCGGGCATTGAACGGCATGCGCCGGCGCATCCGACTGATGATCGAAGCCCGCACCCGTATGCTGCGCGGCATCGGCCATGATCTGCGCACGCCGCTGACGCGGCTGAAGCTGCGTGTGGAGCGGATGGGGGAGAGCGGTCAGAAGGACGCTCTGCTCTCCGACGTCAATCGAATCGAGAGCCTGCTCGTCGAGAGCCTGAATTATCTTCGAAACGACTATGCGACCGAGACGATCGAGCTTGTCGACGTCGCAAGCATCCTGCAGACGGTCTGCAGCGAGTTTGCCGATATCGGCCACGCCGTCCGATACACCGGGCCGAACAGGCTTCTTGCTAGATGCCGGCCGCTTTCCATCACGCGCGCGGTCACCAATCTTTGCGATAACGCCGTTAAATTTGCAGACAAGGCCGAAGTGACGATGGCCGAGCGGCCGGAAACCGTATTGATCACTGTTGAAGATGACGGCCCGGGCATTCCGCAGGAGCTTCGAGAGCGGGTACTCGAGCCTTTCTTCAAGTCGGACCAGTCGCGCGCTGGAGGCGGCTTCGGCCTCGGACTGTCGATCGTCGCAGACATTGTTCATTCTCACCATGGCACGTTGGAACTGCGGCAGCGCAACCCGCGTGGTCTCAGCGTTGTTGTGGCGATACCGAAATGAAAGGGGAGCGAAGGACGTGCTGATAACAGTTCCACTCGGTGGCGTCGGGAAATGCGCACGCAGCCATTGCCCTCCGGGCGCGATGCACCATCTGATTGTTCCTGGTAACAGCCTCACAGGAGAGACAGATGGCATCGAACGAGGGTCGCATCAGACAACGTGCTTACGAGATCTGGGAACAGGAAGGTCGGCCACACGGCGAGGACCTGAAGCATTGGCTGCAGGCGTTTCAGGAAATCGCCGCGAGCGTCGAGACGGACGGTCAGTCTGCCAAGAAGCCTCGCTCCAGAAAGGCCACGACGGCTGACCTGCCTGCGAAGTCGAAAGGCGCAACGAAGGCTAAAGGCGGTGCCCAGAGCGTTCCGACGACACCCCCTCCTCCAAAGCCGACCAAGGCATCCCGAAGCGTCACCAGGCATTGAGCCGATCTGGCCGATATCATGCGTAGATCTGGCGCGTGCAACGCGTTTGTACGAGTACCTTCCGATAAGCGGCACTTGTCGGAAGTCATGAACTCAGGTCCCGAAATGCGGTTGCCAATTACCGTGGATAAGTGAATTCGGCAGGAAGTTAGGCCCTTCCACACGTGGCTGCCGCTATCCGATCGTGACTGGAACGCGGAGCGTCCTGCCGCGGTAATCAGGATTGACAGAAAACCTACTAGAAGGTAGGCAGATTGCGCGCTTCATTAATTCTGACGCGTCATCCCATTGTTGGCGCGTCGTTCGTTTGCGCCAGGGAACTGAGCCTATCAACACTGTCTTCATGCCGAAGACGTGCTCCATGGGCTACCGACTAGTAGGTAAGCTTGCAAGGCTTTGCAGGGTGGCTTCCAGCCTAACCCAAACAACCGAGATCGACTATGACGACAAATTCTCTCAAAGGCCTAGGCGCCTTCATGGCAGGTAGCGCGGCTACCGCGCAGCAGAAGGTGATGGTGAACTATGACGACTTCCTGCAACTTCTCATCGCGCAACTGAAGAACCAGGATCCGACCGACCCCGTGGATGCCAGTGAACAACTGGCCCAGTTCGCCAGCTTCTCGCAGGTCGAACAGACGATCCAGACGAACCAGAAGCTGGATGCCCTGCTGGCAGGCTCCAACCTCGCCCAGGCAGGCAGCTACATCGGTAGCTACATCGAAAGCGCAGATGGTACGGTCAAAGGCACGATTGCTTCCGTCAAAATCTATAGCGACGGAATCATAGCCACGACGACAGAGGGCGGGAAAATTCTTGTCCAGCCGGGTATCAGCCTCTCGCAACCCGGCGGCGGTAGCGCTGCAGCCATCGAATGATCATGACCGTCATCGAGGTTCTTTGCATCATGGGGAAGGATATTTCGGACAAGCCCTTGAGGGAGTGCCCGGTAGATCTGCGAAGATCGCCAAGGGTTACGGGAGGCGCATCTTCCGAAATTAGAAGGGAATGCTTTATTGGCTACGTTCCTACTAGAAGGTAGTCATGGACGCATGATCAATCCTTCGAATACCTATGATGAGATCCTGAACAGTGCGGAAAAGCTGATCGTATCGGGCGGTTATAACGGGTTCAGCTATGCCGACATCGCTGCCGTTGTTGGCATCCGCAAGGCCAGCATCCATCACCATTTTCCAAGCAAGGTCGATCTGGTGCGTGTTCTTGTTGCCCGCTACCGCGCAAACGCCGAGACTGGCTTGGCTGAGGTGGAAAGCAAGTTTAGCGATCCGCTCGAGTTGCTGAAGACCTATGCTGGTTTTTGGGCTCAATGCATCGAGGATGCGAGCCGTCCGTTTTGTGTCTGCGCGCTTCTTGCAAGCGAGCTGCCGGCCCTTCCTTTGGAGGTCGCGATCGAAGTGCGTGCCTATTTCCAACATCTCTCAGGATGGCTGACATCGGTCATCGAACGGGGTGACCAGCAAGGAGCCCTGGTGATCTCTTGCCCGGCGCGCGTGGAGGCAGAGGCTTTCATGGCCACCGTTCACGGCGCAATGCTGTCGGCCCGAGCCTATGGAACGCCTGCCGTCTTTGAGCTGATTCTCGAGCCGAGTCTTCAGCGGTTGCGGCCGCGATGATGCAATTCCCGGCGACGGGGCGACGCGTCGACGGAAACATGTGCGGTAAAACAGCGTCGTCGAAACTACCAACTAGTAGCTAAGGAACGTCAAATGTTGCGCAGACTTCTTCCAGTCATCATGGTTGCCGGCTTGGCTGGCCTTCCAGTAACGCTTGTTTCACCGGCGTCTGCCCAGGCCGAAGAAAAAAAGGCCGAGCTTCACATCCGGGGCAGCGTCGTCAGCTTCGCAGGTTCTACCTTGAAGGTGAAGACTCGCGAGGGAGAGACCGTTGACGTTGCTCTTGCCGACGGCTGGCAGGTCGCTAGCGTTGCCAATGCGAACGTCTCCGATATCCAACCCGGAGACTATGTGGGCATCGCCTCCCTGCCGAAGGATCAGGGCGGAGACGGCGCTCTTGAAGTTCTGATCTTTCCGCCTGCACTCAAGGGAGCCGGCGAGGGAAGCTTTGGCTGGGACCTCAAGCCGAACAGCAGCATGACCAATGCCACCGTCGCCGATGCAGTCAAGGACGTCGACGGGCGGACCGTTACCGTGTCCTATCACGGCAAGGAAAAAAAGATCTCCATTCCAGACGGGACCCCGGTCGTGACCATTGCCCCTGCAAGCAAGGACGACCTGGTGGCAGGAGCGGTGGTGTTCATATCGGCTGAGAAGGCTTCGAGCGGGACAGTCGCGCATCGCGTTATCGTTGGCAAGAATGGCGTGGTGCCTCCCATGTGAGCCACGTCGCCGCCGGTCAGCTCCGCCCCATTGGCCGACCGTCGGCATCCCGCTGTTGATCCGCAAAACACACAACAATTCAGCCAGACCGGAGGGCCGCATCTATGAGCGACAGCCCCGACAACGACAATATGCAATATCCCCGGACCTTGATGATCCATCGTCATTCCCTGATCACGCGGCTGACGCATTGGCTGAACGCGATTTGCCTGAGCTTCCTGCTCTTGAGCGGATTGCAGATTTTCAACGCTCATCCCGAACTTTACTGGGGGCACTATGGCGCGGATGGGGACCCATCTGTTCTGACGATCGGTTCGAGCGGACAGGGTGACGATATCAGCGGTTTCGTCCGGATCGCTGGCGTCAAGGTGCCGACGACAGGTGTCCTGGGCGTCTCGACGTTTGAGGGAGAGCCGACGCCGCGGGCGTTTCCGGGCTGGGCGACGATCCCGTCGTTTCAGGACCTCGCAACCGGCCGCCGCTGGCACTTCTTCTTTGCCTGGCTATTTCTCGTCAACGGCATTCTTTACCTCGGCTTCGGCGTTCTGACCGGTCATTTTCGACGTGACCTGGCTCCAGCGCGCAGGGACCTTTCCCCGCACCATTTGTGGCGCGAAATCCTCGACCACTTGCGCCTGCGCTTCCCGCAAGGGGAAGAAGCGAAGCACTATAACACGCTCCAAAAGCTCACTTACCTCGCTGTGATCGTCATTCTGCTGCCGACGATGTTGCTGACCGGCCTGACAATGTCCCCCGGCTTTGATGCCATCCTGCCTCCCCTGGTGGACATTTTCGGTGGGCGCCAGTCGGCGCGCACCATCCACTTCACGACCGCGACGCTTCTCGTGCTCTTCGTGCTCGTGCATGTCGCGATGGTCGTGTTGTCGGGAACCTGGAACAACATGCGTTCGATGATCACGGGTCGCTATGCCATCAGAAAGAAAGGTCCACATGCATGACGCGTAGCTTCCTGACCCGCAGACGTTTTCTGATCGGCAGCACACTCGGCGCTTCTGCCCTTACGCTCTCGGGCTGCGACATACTGGAACAGAATACGGCTGTGGCCAGCGTTATTCGTTCGGCCGAAAATCTGACGATGAAGGCGCAAAGGCTGCTGCAGGGGCGCGATGCTCTCGGCCGTGAATTTACCGAGACGGACATTTCTCCGTCTTTCAGGGTAAACGGCACGAGCGCACCTGACAGCGAGGACTATGTCGAACTCGCCGAAGGCAAATTCGCGAACTGGCGACTGAAGATCGATGGTCTCGTCGACCGGCCTCAGGAATTATCCCTTATTGACCTTAAGAGGCTTCCGGCCCGCACGCAGATTACCCGTCACGACTGCGTCGAGGGGTGGAGCGCGATCGGGAAATGGACGGGTGTACCGCTTGGGCCTGTCTTGAGCTCGGTGGGGCTCAGACCGAACGCGCGATTTGCGGTCTTTCACTGTGCCGACAAGTTGGAGAAGACACTTGACGGAAGTGGCCGCTACTATGAGAGCATCGATCTCATCGACGCGTTCCATCCACAGACCATCCTTGCCTATCAGATGAACGGGAAGGATCTGACCGTCGGACACGGCGCACCGTTGCGTCTGCGGGTCGAACGGCAACTCGGCTACAAGCAGGCCAAGTACATCATGCGCATTGAGATCGTCGACAGCTTTGCCGGCTTGTGGGGCGGTCATGGCGGCTTCTGGGAAGACCGCGGCTATGAGTGGTACGCGGGGATCTGAGTAATTCCTTGCCTCGTGTGACGATCGTCTTGCGTTCAAGCCGTCAGAAGGGCGGCTCAGGATATTTGCCTTCGGCCACTCAAAGCCAGTTGATCCGTTTGAGAACCATCAGCGTTGCAACGGAAATGACCGCAACGAAGGCAACGATGATGATGAAAGCCCAAGTATCGTTGACGCCGGGGATGCCGCCAACATTCATGCCGAAAAGGCCGGCCACCACGCTCGGCGGCAGCAGCAGGGCGGCGAGTGCTGCGAGGCGATTGGAATTGCGGGCTATCCGCTCGCTGATGACCGTGGACAGGTCGTCATGAAGAATGCCGGTGCGGTCGCGGATGGCGTCGAGATATTCGATGAAGCGCATCAGTTTGTCGATGACCTCGCGGAACCGTAGCTTGTCACGCTCCTTCAACCACGGAGCGTCGTCATGCTCGATGCGGTTCAAGGCATCCCGCTGAGGCGCGAGATAGCGCCGAAGCTGCACGGAGCGGCGGCGAAGCTGCTTCAGCCGCTCGCGTACTTCGCTGGCTTCGCCGTGAAAGATCAACTCGTCCAGATCGTCGACTTCTTCGTCCATCGTGTCGAGTACGGGCTCGAGGTCGCGGACCAGCTTATCGCTGACGAGAGCGAGCAGTTCCCCAGTCTGTTTCGGGCCCTTGCCCTTGTCCAGGGCGAGGCGGATATCGCGCAAGGCGGTTATATAGTGGCCGCTGTCGCGCAGGGTCACCAGCCTGCGCTGATCGGCCCATACGTGGAGGGGAACAAGATCGATTTCCGCCGAACTTACCTCCGCCTCTTCCGGCGGCGCGGCACAGACGCCGCGAAGAATGATTAGCAGCCCGTCATCGATGGCTTCAACGCGCGGGCGCGTTTCCTCTTCCAGCAAGGCTTCGGCAACGAGCGGATCAAAGCCGCCTTTCGTCGTCACCCATTGGGCAGCGGCCGGATGATCGCGTTCGAAATGCAGCCAGATCACGCCGTCATCCGGCGTCCAGCGGCGCACTGCTTCCATGTCGAGGGTGCGACAGCCGCCGTTGCCGTCAAGAAGCACGGCGAAACGCAAACCCGGCTCGACGCCGTAACTTGCGACGCTCACGACCTGCTCGCCCATGAGTAACCTCCAGCTGCCAAAGTCCATCTCCCGTAAGCGCAGAGCAGTAGATTAGCGAGTCGCCGTCAGGCGGCAAGATGGTCAGTGTCCGGAGAACAAAGCTGCCGGCATTCGTCTGAATTTGAGGTGCTAGGTCGAATTCCATAAAGCTTGTTAGCTCTGTCGCGGGATACAGTCTGTCTTCAATTGACCGCTTACCGGCCGCGGCCGATGCTCGCGTACATGCCGGTCGTGCGAAACTCCGTCGGCGTGATGCCATAGACGCGCCGGAAGACCTTGGCGAAGTAATTGGCGTCTTCGAAGCCGCACATGATGGAGACTTCCTTGACCGGCAGGAAATCCGCCTTGGTCAGCAGCTTTGCGGCGCGCTGCAGGCGCTGCTGCAGGACATATTCGGCTGGCGGCACGCCTTCGCTTTCGGCGAAGCTGCGCGAGAAGTGAGCGCGGCTGAGCCCAACGATCGCCGCAAGTTCGCTGACCGGCAGCGGCTTTTCCAGATTGGCGTTGATATGGTCGGTCACCGCCTGCATGGCCCTTTGTTCGGCCATGGAAGCGGAGGCGCCGAAGATGTCATCATAGAGCGCCATGGCGGCTTCATAGGCGACCGCCGAGGCCGAGCCCGGCGTGTTTGCACCTTTGACGAGGCGCAGGCTGCAGTCGGCCAGATGATCGATGGTCGATTGCTGCAGCTTGAAGACCGGGCCGGCGAGTGCCAGCACCATCTTGTGGATGCGCAGCGTTTCTTCGCCGTTCATCGAGATCCAGAAATATTCCCAGCGGTCACCCTTTTCCAGCCAGTAGCGGTGATTGTGCGGTACGAGCACTATCATCGTGTCGCCGCTCTGGAGCTTGTAATTGCGATTCTGGTAGCGCAGGCGGCCGGTGCCGCTGATCGTATGCTGCAGCACCGTGAAGGGCGTCAGGCCACGCTTTCTGCCGTCCCAATCATAGGTCTCGTTTTCACGCACCTCGTAACCGGCGCTTGTCGGCATGGCATGCAGGCGCTGTCGTCCGCGCGGCAGTGAAACCGTCCTCATCGACTGGCCGTTGGCGATCAAATCCTGCAGCACAAAATTACCCTCGAAAGCATAATCCTTCTCTGGCCGCTCCTGCGAATATGCGCATAATCCCTTCTCACACGAGGAAGAGATCGCGGTCGAAAGAACGGCCGGGAGGAATACAGGCACTATTTCCCGGTATTTTCAGACGATGTGCGAAAGCATGCCGCCTGATCCTCCTTTGCCGTCTTTTTACCTAGCATTTGATCGGATCGAGGTGAAGGATATGAGTTTCAAAATCGCTATTATCGGGGCAGGCAGTGTCGGTTTCACCAAGAAGCTGTTCACGGACATTCTCTGCGTGCCGGAATTCAAGGACATCGAATTCGCGCTGACCGATCTCAGCGAACATAACCTCCAGATGATCAAGGCGATCCTCGACAAGATCGTAGAGTCGAACAAGCTGCCGACGAAGGTGACGGCGACGACAGATCGTCGCAAGGCGCTGGAAGGCGCACGGTATGTCATCAGTTGCGTGCGCGTCGGCGGTCTGGAAGCCTATGCTGACGACATCAGGATTCCTCTGAAATACGGTATCGACCAGTGCGTCGGCGATACGATCTGCGCTGGCGGCATTCTCTACGGCCAGCGCAACATCCCCGTCATCCTCGATTTCTGCAAGGATATCCGCGAGGTCGCGGCACCGGGCGCGAAGTTCCTAAACTACGCCAATCCGATGGCGATGAATACCTGGGCGGCCATCGAATATGGCAAGGTTGATACGGTCGGCCTTTGCCATGGGGTCCAACATGGCGCCGAACAGATTGCCGAAGTGCTCGGCGCCAAGTCACCGCGCGAATTGGACTACATCTGCTCGGGCATCAACCATCAGACCTGGTTCGTTGATCTGCGTCTTAACGGCCGCAAGATCGGCAAGGATGAGTTGATCGCTGCCTTCGAGGCGCACCCGGTCTATTCGCAGCAGGAGAAGCTGCGTATCGACGTCCTGAAGCGCTTCGGCGTCTATTCGACGGAGAGCAACGGCCATCTCTCCGAATACCTGCCCTGGTATCGCAAGCGGCCGGACGAAATCACCCGCTGGATCGATATGTCGGACTGGATCCATGGCGAAACTGGCGGCTATCTGCGTCACTCGACGGAGACCCGCAACTGGTTCGAAACGGAATTCCCGCAATTCCTCGCTTCGGCCGAAAAGCCGATCGATCCGGCCAAGCGCTCCAACGAGCATGCGAGCCATATCCTTGAGGCGCTGGAGACCGGCCGGGTCTATCGCGGTCACTTCAACGTCAAGAACACCGGCGTTATCACCAACCTTCCGTCCGACGCCATCATCGAGTCGCCCGGCTTCGTCGATCGCTTCGGCATTAACATGGTCTCCGGCATCACCATTCCGGAAGCCTGTGCTGCGACCTGCATCTCCTCGATCAATGTCCAGCGCATGTCGGTGCATGCAGCTGTTACCGGCGATATCGATCTCCTGAAGCTCGCCGTCCTGCACGATCCGCTGGTCGGTGCCGTCTCGACGCCGGAAGAGGTTTGGCAGATGGTCGATGAAATGGTCGTTGCCCAGGCCCGCTGGCTGCCGCAATATGCTGATGCTGTGCCGGCCGCCAAGGAGAGGCTAGCTAATTCCAAGGTCAAGACGCGAGAGTGGGAAGGGGCCGCGCGCCGCAATGTCCGCTCAATCGAGGAGCTTCGCGTCGAAAAGGCGGCGCTGAAGCAGGCCGTCTAGAGCAATTCCAGCAAAAGTGCGCTGCGGTTTTGCGTACGGAATTGCGTGAAAACAAGGAGCTGGGCCAATCCGTATTTCGAAGAAAAACGAATTGACCTAGCTCAGGGTGAGGGAGGCTGCGGCGGCTCTTCGGGAGGAAGGCCGTCCGCGCCCAAGCTTCCTTCATCGTCGTTTGAGGAGAAGCGGAGACGCGTACAAGCGCTCCGGAACAAGAGGGAGAGACGATGACGAATTTCCGTAAGATCGGCATCCTGGCAGGACTGGCGCTTGGCGTTTCAGTCGCGGCCCTGAATGCCTATGCGTCCGAGCCAACGGTACCGCCGGCGCCGCCGGCGTTCCCCGCGGAAGGCAAGATCAAATATGTGTCCCGCGACTCCATCCTGGAGTTCAAGGCGCTGCCCGAATATCACGAGCCGGACTGGGTGACGAAGAATTTCGTCGACAGCGGCAAGCTGCCGGCGGTCAAGGATCGCCTGCCCAAGGAACCGATGGTCTTCAAGACCGAAAACATGCCTGACGGTCCCGGCGTCTATGGCGACGTGATGCGCCATGTCATCGGCGGTCGTCCGGAAGGCTGGAACTACGGCGCCGGTCAGACGCAGGGCTGGGGTGGCATCGACATCGGCCTCTCCGAATGCCTGACGCGCACAGCACCGCTCTTCCAGGTGGAAGCCAAGGATACCGAGCCGTTGCCGAACCTCGCCAAGGGCTGGGAGTGGTCGCAGGACGGTCACAAGCTCACCATGCACCTGATCGAAGGCGCCAAGTGGTCCGACGGCGCGCCCTTCAATGCCGATGATCTCATGTTCTATTGGGAAGACGAAGTCATCGACCCGAACGTTTCGCCGCTCGGCGGCGGTGCGTCACCGGAAGCCTTCGGCGAGGGAACGACGCTCACAAAGATCGACGACTACACGGTCGAATGGACCTTCAAGGAAGCCTTCCCGAAGCAATACCTCTATACGATGGCCTACCCGAACTTCTGCCCAGGTCCGTCGCACATTCTCAAACCCCAGCATCCGAAATATTCGA
Proteins encoded:
- a CDS encoding efflux RND transporter periplasmic adaptor subunit, which gives rise to MTSFTPLSRMRCLLQGNRPSPNARTGRLVSIFLLSATAGLPIHGLAADMEGPKVSVIAARSQVLKQSVSVVGTVVARETTLVNTDLSGARIVSIAAEEGDLVSRGQLLATLDASRIDVELMQNDAQAASAAAQLGQASSALDNALISQEEAEADLTRAQKLVPKGLMSQEALEQRQKALARAEVSVRAGRQAVQSAEAAVKTVAAARKDIELRLSYTRIVAPVPGRIINRSAKVGATASSSGEQLFIIANDDQFELEAEIPQAQFDAVPVGAVAHVFLGDGGDGLTSAVRFVAPALADRTRLGRARITLPRGLMAPISAFASARIEIGSSKGIFLPASAVAGSGEEPSIKILKDNRIERKPVLLGFRQAGFVQIRSGVDEGDLVVTKSGGFMEAGDQAVPVMEQADASPVSEGN
- a CDS encoding MipA/OmpV family protein — protein: MSASLKLTADRSRLLSIAVASLFLSPFATQAADFGNSEQTAPEPSPPDPERFGPVRQALHDWHVVIGAGAIFQPKYEGSDEFEVSPFPFVSAEFFDRITIDPSGIEIKAFEKDAFRFDVNVGYDSGRDEDDADTLRGMGDIDFGVTVGGKATYTFGPANVFVSVDKTIGGSEGLLATAGAAISQPLSEHLILGAEASATFADDNYMEAYFGVDAVQSARSGHAQYKAGAGIKSVDLSASATYLINENWVVRGEQGVSFLVGDAADSPIVKEKVQSKTMLMLGYRF
- a CDS encoding response regulator, with translation MVDERARAAVERPRILIVEDDRQIAEMLRESLVEQGMDAELAADGAAMDAKMRMMPFDLVVLDVMLPGEDGLSLCRRLRAGGGIPILMLTSLSTDIDRIVGLEIGADDYVTKPFVLRELLARIKGLLRRSGLSAQREVRPAHRLFRFEGWRIDPARRQVHDPAQARIAMTTHEFDLLLAFCRNAGRVLTREQLLAVTHAGLAGPIERSIDVHISRLRQKIEKDPRDPLLIKTVRLGGYVFTAQVEEADV
- a CDS encoding ATP-binding protein — encoded protein: MFRRLRRATMTIRGQITIIILVALVTIIAMGDAVERWAREDLAAPDLENIAEKLSAIAELLGPASPEHRQIILANARRAGWDIELTPTATASRFAQSSSHQSFLDIVAGRLFPPDNAPPLGGWQTFLDERRVIAARVDDDTIVITSGFPDSMLSSAFLGRGPYFFVAFFVLIGFFFIFAIRAITEPIQRIAHAAAVSDITAGSPVFAERGTVEIVALARALNGMRRRIRLMIEARTRMLRGIGHDLRTPLTRLKLRVERMGESGQKDALLSDVNRIESLLVESLNYLRNDYATETIELVDVASILQTVCSEFADIGHAVRYTGPNRLLARCRPLSITRAVTNLCDNAVKFADKAEVTMAERPETVLITVEDDGPGIPQELRERVLEPFFKSDQSRAGGGFGLGLSIVADIVHSHHGTLELRQRNPRGLSVVVAIPK
- a CDS encoding DUF2934 domain-containing protein, which codes for MASNEGRIRQRAYEIWEQEGRPHGEDLKHWLQAFQEIAASVETDGQSAKKPRSRKATTADLPAKSKGATKAKGGAQSVPTTPPPPKPTKASRSVTRH
- the flgD gene encoding flagellar hook assembly protein FlgD, translated to MTTNSLKGLGAFMAGSAATAQQKVMVNYDDFLQLLIAQLKNQDPTDPVDASEQLAQFASFSQVEQTIQTNQKLDALLAGSNLAQAGSYIGSYIESADGTVKGTIASVKIYSDGIIATTTEGGKILVQPGISLSQPGGGSAAAIE
- a CDS encoding TetR/AcrR family transcriptional regulator; amino-acid sequence: MINPSNTYDEILNSAEKLIVSGGYNGFSYADIAAVVGIRKASIHHHFPSKVDLVRVLVARYRANAETGLAEVESKFSDPLELLKTYAGFWAQCIEDASRPFCVCALLASELPALPLEVAIEVRAYFQHLSGWLTSVIERGDQQGALVISCPARVEAEAFMATVHGAMLSARAYGTPAVFELILEPSLQRLRPR